The DNA window CACACCTTTGCGGGTGAACTCATTGGTTTTGAGAATTCCTTTCTGGTCGCTGTAGTTGGTGGAAAAGTAGTATTTGGTGCTTTCCGAGCCTCCCGAAACACTGAGGCTATGGTTTTGCGAAAAGCCAGTTTGGTACACTTGGTCATACCAATTGGTGTCCACCAACGAACCGTCTTCGTTGTAGGTTGGGAAGAAGGAAGCGGATGGTATGCTGGCATTATTGGCGTTGCCACTCAAGATTTTCGAGTTGAGTACCGCTTCATTTTTGATGAGCATAAATTGCTCGGCGTTTAGCATTTTGGGCAAGCGCACAGCCTGCGTGAGGCCTGCCCACCCCTCGTATGTCACGCGTGGCTTGCCTGCTTTGCCGCTTTTGGTGGTCACCAGAATCACGCCGGCGGCGGCCCGGGAACCGTAAATAGCAGTGGAAGCTGCATCCTTCAGCACGTCAATCGACTCGATATCGGCCGGGTTGATGTCGCCTAGCGGGTTGTTGGCCACCGTAGTGCTACCCGACGCGTTGCCCGTGTTAATCGGGATGCCATCCACTACCACCAGCGGGTAAGAACTAAGCGAAATCGAATTAATTCCCCGAATACGGATAACAGGAGCATTATTCAGCACCCCGTTGGGTTGACCGATGCTCACGCCAGTAGCCTTGCCAGCTAGGCCTTGGTCGAAGCTTTGAACGGGCATATCCTTGACGGCATCGCCGGATACACGCGCCGCAGAACCCGTAAATTCTGCCTTGGTTTGGGTGCCGTACCCTACCACCACTACCTCGTCGAGGGCTTTTGCGTCGGGCCCCATGGCTACCGTTACGGTGGAGCGCCCCGCCAGCGATACTTCTTGGGATTTGTAGCCTAAAAACGAAAACACCAGCACGCTATTGGGGTCGCCTTCCAAGGTGAAGGTGCCGTCCATGGCAGTGGCTCCGCCGCGCGTAGTACCTTTCACGAGCACTGTCACGCCGGGCAGAGGCGAGCCATTTGCTTCTGTTACTTTACCCGTGATCTTTTGGCTTTGCGCGCTAGTTTCCGCTGCGTAGAGCAGCGTAGGCAAGGCTAGTAAAAGTTTTTTCATGCTTGGAATATGTTGGTGAGAGCATCCTATTCAAGCAACTCCAGAGCTATATCGCTGGCGCTAGAGCGCAGGTCGATTCAGGGCAGCTTTTGCTGCCAAGACGTATGGTTTTGTAGGGTACGGCCTAAGCAGGCCAGCACGGATTTACCGCGACATTAAGAGAGGGAAAACTGCTTTTGTGGCATAGAGCGGCTTAGCACGCATTTTTTGTGCGAGGAACCATGCGAGGCAGTGGGAGTGCCTCAATCCAACAAGGGGGCAGAATAGGCCGAGGGTATCCCGGCAGGGCGTGAAAACAATTGAGGCAGTGGGAGTACCTCACCAACAGCTTCAGTAGGGACCAATAGCTGCTTAACGCGCGGATTCTAGGGTTAACTAGAGAGAAGATCATGAAGCTCCTGAGTGGAGCGCTTAGTTGCATGACCTATTACAATGGTAAAAAGCATTTGCTGTTATTGCAAATCTTTCATAAATTTTATTTATTCTTTATAAACTCAATAATACAGCCCTCGTTCTGTTGCCACTTTCTAAAAGCAGCAGCTTGAAAGGCTATTTACATAACTAGTTCTAACTTATAAATTCGATAATCTTTATATTGAACATTACTCAGAAATAATAATTAATAACCTATATTATATTTAATTATTTCAAGTGCAATGCGCAATGTATTGCATGCAATGTGTCTGCCGAAAACCCTGTAATTAGATTCAAAAACGAACAGTGCGGGTGACCTTGATATAAAAAATGCAATCGGTTGCTTTCTTGCTTAAAGCAGTAAATACTCTTTAACTATTTTTGGCAAGTGTTACTAGCCAACACGCTTTTCCACTACAAGTTGGGTTCTACAACTGAACCTCACTCAGTGACATAAGCTTGAAAATTCATAAGGACGATATTCCTACTATAGATTATGTAGTCTCACACCTAATGTAATGTGTGGCTCGCCGCTGATGCTATTAATGAATATTGCCCTGCTTTTTGAATACATAGCACAGTTTGGGCTACTACTCGACCGAAAATACATTGGCAATGCTTTCTGCCCGCTTAATAAGCTGATCAGCCAGAATGATAGCCTACTATCTACTACGCTGGAACAATTCTTTTTTAAAAAGAGCCACGGTGCTAGCACTTCATCAGTTGTGAAGGACTGCACTTTCCGAATGGCAAATAAGGTTCTAACGCAGACGCAGACGCTGCTGAAGGCCTTGCAAGCCCCCAATGATCAGTGCCCCCAAAGTGGTTGCGCTGCGGTTTTGCGACCGTGGTATCTCCCGAAATTGACTACGCATTTTGCGGGTAACTACCGCGGCGCTTTGAGCATCCAGGCCGGTGTCTTGTAGCAGGGTTTGCACCTGCTTGTTGGACTTGCCTTGGCGCATTAACTGCCCTACTTTATCGTATAGATGCTGTAAACTGTTTTGGCGAGGCGACGGACTATTATGTTCCATAATCTTGATCAAGAAAAAGAGTAGCGAGCATAACGCGCTGTGAATGAAGCCTTATAATACAATCAACACGTAATTGTTTTGTATTGTACGGCTTTCTTGATCTTATGGACGACCTTAATCTAGATTCAGTTAAAGTTTTTGTTTTGGGTGGAGTATGTCTTATGCTCGCTGACAGCACACTGATAACCCGCTTATGGCAGAGCGCAAATTAGCGGACGCTATAAGGCAACATTGCTTGGTACAATGCTGCTTTTTTTACGCTATGGTGCTATAAAAGGGCTTGCAATCCCCCGCAATTCGTTTGGTCTATGGCTCTTGTTTTAAGCGTGGACTACGGTAGTGCAACAGGTCAGATTGCTATGAAATTACTGTTCAGGTAATCTACCCTGAGTGCTACGAAAAAATTATTTAATATGAATTACTGATTGACCTTGGTTGTCACCCCAACGTTGGCAACAGCAGAAGAACAGACTGTGTCAGTATCCCACTCCACAATTTTGAAACGCCGCTGTTTCAGCTGTCTTTTCCGCGCAACTCATCTAGCTGATTAGTTCAGGCCATACATACGTCACTATAAGTGGCCGCTTTGCTTGGAGGTTAGCAAACGAGCAACGATAGTCCACCAAAGACTGAGGAATTAGCTCTTGAAGGCATTCAAATCTGCATTTCAAACTTAAAGCAGTGCCTGCCATCAACACTTAACAATAGGCCATGCTGCACGCATCTTCGGCTCGACAGATAATCAATCTGAAGAGGTGAATTGGCGGGACTTTACGGAAAAACCGGCTGTGGCACCAGGGTATCGGACGATGTGCTGGCCGTGGTACGGCTAGCTTGCTGGCACGCTTCAAGGGCAGCCCGTGCTTGGGCCAATTCCAGCTCGGTCACCGAAACGGGCAGCCCCGCTTCCAGCTCGTAGTTTAAAGGGCGGGCGTCGAGCTGACGTAGGCAATACACGTTCAGGCCCACCGACAACAGG is part of the Hymenobacter volaticus genome and encodes:
- a CDS encoding SusC/RagA family TonB-linked outer membrane protein, which codes for MKKLLLALPTLLYAAETSAQSQKITGKVTEANGSPLPGVTVLVKGTTRGGATAMDGTFTLEGDPNSVLVFSFLGYKSQEVSLAGRSTVTVAMGPDAKALDEVVVVGYGTQTKAEFTGSAARVSGDAVKDMPVQSFDQGLAGKATGVSIGQPNGVLNNAPVIRIRGINSISLSSYPLVVVDGIPINTGNASGSTTVANNPLGDINPADIESIDVLKDAASTAIYGSRAAAGVILVTTKSGKAGKPRVTYEGWAGLTQAVRLPKMLNAEQFMLIKNEAVLNSKILSGNANNASIPSASFFPTYNEDGSLVDTNWYDQVYQTGFSQNHSLSVSGGSESTKYYFSTNYSDQKGILKTNEFTRKGVRFNLSHKLTPWLSLSGNANYNNSLNASPNTGSLEGNAFGLVGSARLAWLSAPNVYAVNPDGSYNLSTANTLGMGNNTVASNFYNPVPLLDLNKYTSENDRIISNFSADFTPLKGLAYRLSYGIDRLKIENATFQTGLHGPGYPNGNATNSSLLIDNWNLTHTLTYQLPLPSTKHSVSLLAGYDVQKFNNSSWGATRSILSDNFFDEFQGSYGSIVPANNFLNERAFASVFSRVTYDFDKRYFLTVNFRRDGNSALGAGKKYGNFGGVSGAGRWAKSSFIRTRRWPRCSPT